In one Phyllostomus discolor isolate MPI-MPIP mPhyDis1 chromosome 8, mPhyDis1.pri.v3, whole genome shotgun sequence genomic region, the following are encoded:
- the CRHR1 gene encoding corticotropin-releasing factor receptor 1, protein MGRPPQLRLVKALLFLGLNPISASLQDQQCEGLSLASNISGLQCNASVDLIGTCWPQSPAGQLVVRPCPAYFYGVRYNTTNNGYRECLANGSWAARVNYSECQEILSEEKKSKVHYHVAVIINYLGHCVSLVALLVAFVLFLRLRSIRCLRNIIHWNLISAFILRNATWFVVQLTMSPEVHQSNVGWCRLVTAAYNYFHVTNFFWMFGEGCYLHTAIVLTYSTDRLRKWMFICIGWGVPFPIIVAWAIGKLYYDNEKCWFGKRPGVYTDYIYQGPMILVLLINFIFLFNIVRILMTKLRASTTSETIQYRKAVKATLVLLPLLGITYMLFFVNPGEDEVSRVVFIYFNSFLESFQGFFVSVFYCFLNSEVRSAIRKRWHRWQDKHSIRARVARAMSIPTSPTRVSFHSIKQSTAV, encoded by the exons ATGGGACGGCCCCCGCAGCTCCGGCTAGTCAAG GCCCTTCTCTTCCTGGGGCTGAACCCCATCTCCGCCTCCCTCCAGGACCAGCAGTGTGAGGGCCTGTCCCTGGCCAGCAACATCTCCG GACTGCAGTGCAATGCATCCGTGGACCTCATTGGCACCTGCTGGCCCCAGAGCCCCGCAGGGCAGCTGGTGGTTCGGCCCTGCCCAGCCTATTTCTATGGCGTCCGATACAACACCACAA ACAACGGCTACCGGGAGTGCCTGGCCAACGGCAGCTGGGCGGCCCGCGTGAACTACTCCGAGTGCCAGGAGATCCTCAGTGAGGAG AAGAAGAGCAAGGTGCACTACCATGTTGCTGTCATCATCAACTACCTGGGCCACTGTGTCTCCCTGGTGGCCCTCCTGGTGGCCTTTGTCCTCTTTCTGAGGCTCAG gagCATCCGGTGCCTCAGAAACATCATCCACTGGAACCTCATCTCGGCCTTCATCCTGCGCAATGCCACGTGGTTTGTGGTCCAGCTCACCATGAGCCCCGAAGTCCACCAGAGCAACGTG ggCTGGTGCAGGTTGGTGACAGCCGCCTACAACTACTTCCATGTGACCAACTTCTTCTGGATGTTTGGGGAGGGCTGCTACCTGCACACGGCCATCGTGCTCACGTACTCCACTGACCGGCTGCGCAAGTGGATGTTCATCTGCATCGGCTGGG GTGTGCCTTTCCCCATCATCGTGGCCTGGGCCATTGGGAAGCTGTACTACGACAACGAGAA GTGCTGGTTTGGCAAAAGGCCTGGGGTTTATACCGACTACATCTATCAGGGCCCCATGATCTTGGTCCTGCTG ATCAATTTCATCTTCCTCTTCAACATCGTCCGCATCCTCATGACCAAACTTCGGGCGTCCACCACGTCTGAGACCATTCAGTACAG gaaggcTGTGAAGGCCACTCTGGTGCTGCTTCCCCTCCTGGGCATCACGTACATGCTGTTCTTCGTGAACCCCGGGGAGGATGAGGTCTCCCGGGTTGTCTTCATCTACTTCAACTCCTTCCTGGAGTCCTTCCAG GGTTTCTTCGTGTCTGTGTTCTACTGTTTCCTCAACAGCGAG GTCCGCTCTGCCATCCGGAAAAGGTGGCACCGCTGGCAGGACAAGCACTCCATCCGTGCCCGTGTGGCCCGGGCCAtgtccatccccacctcccccacccgggTCAGCTTTCACAGCATCAAGCAGTCCACGGCCGTCTGA
- the LOC118502181 gene encoding LOW QUALITY PROTEIN: translation initiation factor IF-2-like (The sequence of the model RefSeq protein was modified relative to this genomic sequence to represent the inferred CDS: inserted 1 base in 1 codon), translated as MGPPPAPASSHQLPGSARPRPVSASAFLPLPLRGKLQVRGNNCPPXPRADDQYRSRPAETAHPAVGAAPPPPPPPPAGGSAALALRAFLPSVPPLRAGSRRLAPTSGLATRLRRWEFREVARPHVQRLRAEVRGRPGAASRRCSPGRGWGQRSGPRPPTAATSHRPARSGVVGLQGAGAGAEGAAGGRGGRASAPPRGSSARLSPEDPDSAGSTA; from the exons ATgggccccccacccgccccggcGTCCTCTCACCAGCTCCCCGGGTCCGCACGCCCCCGCCCCGTTTCTGCGAGcgccttccttccccttcccctccgcGGAAAGCTGCAAGTCCGGGGCAATAACTGTCCCC CGCCGCGAGCCGATGATCAATATCGCAGTCGCCCGGCGGAGACCGCGCATCCGGCTGTGGGTGccgctccgccgccgccgccgccgccgcccgccggcgGGAGCGCAGCGCTCGCCCTCCGCGCCTTCCTACCCTCAGTCCCGCCGCTGCGCGCCGGCTCGCGCCGGCTCGCTCCCACCTCGGGTCTGGCGACGCGATTGCGGCGCTGGGAGTTTAGGGAAGTCGCCAGACCGCACGTCCAGCGCCTGCGGGCTGAAGTTCGGGGGCGGCCGGGCGCGGCCAGCAGGCGGTGTTcgccggggaggggctggggtcaACGGTCGGGCCCGCGGCCGCCGACAGCCGCCACTTCCCACCGCCCGGCGCGGTCCGGAGTGGTCGGACTGcagggcgcgggcgcgggcgcggaAGGGGCAGCCGGAGGGCGAGGCGGGCGGGCCTCGGCGCCGCCGCGGGGAAGCTCCGCACGGCTCTCGCCGGAGGATCCGGACTCCGCAGGGTCGACCGCCTGA